A single region of the Marinobacter salinus genome encodes:
- a CDS encoding VRR-NUC domain-containing protein: MALQSPKDTRPGTADLDNPLYYLENMETVIGWVQSHHADLLTGEEQDRLSAFRELSVPARALLTRMVMRTGELFRAEKLHYPELGVPESEALEELVAGNWLDTSPVLTIDQLFRLYTLGELRPVFAGALHDAGWPKTLPKGRMLEALRPSFPDVCPLADWLGKQMPPVVCINHMALFDRVRLMFFGNLRQSWSDFVLVELGHQRYEPVTFTPDSRAFQSRTEVDLYLAMHQCREWLDEGVPAREVWPEVPAPSDNAWLTSRRDRLLLELGRQAERQGDRELALQAFGASGHREARLKQLRLLERMKRHREAWTIAARWQAQPLSDAEAQGLARILKRLASRLGKPMPPTSAHPSIQEFTLTLPKPALGSVEFAVQQHLWQDDAPVFYVENTLINGLFGLLCWQTIFESVPGAFFHPFHVGPADLTREDFVGRRQASFDQCITRLHDGSYRHRILANYLAKQDTTNPFVTWPVINEELLNLALDCIPAEDLECLFRRLMLNIREHRSGFPDLIRFFPGNTTPDKRYEMIEVKGPGDRLQDHQMRWLEFFAGEGISASVCYVRWLGNRVME, encoded by the coding sequence ATGGCATTACAGAGTCCGAAGGACACCAGGCCGGGTACGGCGGATCTCGACAATCCGCTGTATTACCTCGAAAACATGGAAACCGTGATTGGTTGGGTGCAGAGTCACCACGCTGATTTGCTGACCGGGGAGGAGCAGGATCGACTCAGTGCATTCCGGGAGCTTTCCGTGCCCGCCCGGGCGCTGCTGACCCGGATGGTAATGCGCACGGGTGAGCTGTTTCGTGCCGAGAAACTGCATTATCCGGAACTTGGCGTACCGGAGTCCGAGGCTCTTGAAGAACTGGTTGCCGGCAACTGGCTGGATACCAGCCCTGTACTCACCATCGATCAACTGTTTCGCCTCTACACGCTGGGTGAGTTGCGCCCGGTGTTTGCAGGGGCGCTGCATGATGCGGGATGGCCCAAAACGCTTCCGAAGGGGCGCATGCTGGAGGCGTTGCGGCCCTCCTTCCCGGATGTCTGCCCGCTGGCGGACTGGCTGGGCAAGCAGATGCCCCCTGTTGTCTGCATCAACCACATGGCGCTGTTTGACCGGGTCCGTTTGATGTTCTTTGGCAATCTCCGCCAAAGCTGGTCCGATTTCGTTCTGGTGGAGCTGGGGCACCAACGCTATGAACCAGTGACCTTCACCCCGGATTCCCGGGCTTTTCAGAGTCGCACGGAGGTGGACCTGTATCTCGCCATGCATCAATGCCGGGAATGGCTGGATGAGGGTGTACCCGCCCGTGAAGTCTGGCCGGAAGTGCCGGCGCCTTCGGACAACGCCTGGCTGACCAGTCGCCGCGACCGTTTGTTGCTGGAGCTGGGTCGTCAGGCTGAACGGCAGGGCGACCGGGAGCTGGCGTTGCAGGCGTTTGGTGCCAGTGGCCATCGGGAAGCACGACTGAAACAGCTCCGGCTGCTGGAGCGGATGAAACGTCACCGGGAAGCCTGGACCATCGCCGCCCGGTGGCAGGCGCAGCCACTGAGCGATGCCGAGGCCCAGGGCCTGGCTCGTATCCTGAAACGTCTGGCGAGCAGGCTCGGCAAGCCGATGCCGCCCACTTCCGCGCACCCCTCAATCCAGGAATTCACACTGACTCTGCCAAAACCAGCGCTGGGCTCGGTTGAATTCGCCGTACAACAGCACCTGTGGCAGGATGATGCCCCGGTCTTTTATGTAGAGAATACCCTCATCAATGGTCTGTTCGGGCTGCTCTGCTGGCAGACCATCTTTGAGTCTGTGCCGGGGGCCTTCTTCCATCCGTTTCATGTGGGGCCGGCTGATCTGACCCGGGAGGATTTCGTGGGCCGTCGCCAGGCATCTTTTGACCAGTGTATTACCCGCCTTCATGACGGCAGTTACCGGCACCGTATCCTGGCAAATTATCTGGCAAAGCAGGACACTACCAACCCCTTCGTGACCTGGCCGGTGATCAATGAAGAGCTGCTAAATCTGGCGTTGGACTGCATTCCCGCGGAGGATCTCGAGTGCCTGTTCCGGCGCCTGATGCTGAATATCCGGGAGCATCGCAGCGGCTTTCCTGATCTGATCCGGTTTTTTCCCGGCAATACTACCCCTGATAAACGTTACGAGATGATCGAAGTTAAGGGTCCGGGGGATCGGTTGCAGGATCACCAGATGCGCTGGCTTGAATTTTTCGCGGGTGAGGGAATTTCCGCGAGTGTGTGCTATGTCCGCTGGCTGGGCAATAGGGTGATGGAATGA
- the folM gene encoding dihydromonapterin reductase — protein sequence MTAPILITGAGQRIGLAFAQACLAKGQPVIATYRTYRPAVDALQKAGADCIYADFATDAGINAFIATLTKKTDCLRAIVHNASDWMPESDDTDPTDVMNAMLHVHVMAPYRINLACRGLLENGNTPTDIIHMTDYVVEKGSAKHIAYAASKAALTNLTLSFSRLLAPRVKVNSVAPSLIMFNKNDDVAYREKTLKKSLMGIEPGVDVAVQTLLFVLDNPYITGRTLSLDGGRHLM from the coding sequence ATGACCGCACCCATTCTGATTACCGGCGCCGGCCAGCGTATCGGTCTGGCCTTTGCCCAAGCCTGTCTTGCAAAAGGCCAGCCCGTCATTGCCACCTATCGCACTTACCGTCCGGCAGTCGATGCGCTGCAGAAAGCGGGCGCCGACTGCATTTATGCCGATTTTGCCACGGACGCAGGCATCAATGCGTTCATTGCCACTCTCACGAAAAAAACCGATTGCCTCAGAGCCATTGTTCACAATGCGTCGGACTGGATGCCCGAAAGTGATGACACGGATCCGACCGATGTCATGAACGCCATGCTGCATGTTCATGTCATGGCTCCTTACCGCATCAACCTGGCCTGTCGGGGTTTACTGGAGAACGGCAACACACCAACAGACATTATCCACATGACCGACTATGTGGTCGAAAAAGGCAGCGCAAAGCACATCGCTTACGCTGCCAGCAAGGCGGCTTTGACAAACCTGACGCTGTCCTTTTCACGATTGCTGGCACCGCGGGTCAAAGTGAACAGCGTTGCCCCCTCTTTGATCATGTTCAATAAGAACGACGACGTAGCCTATCGGGAAAAGACACTGAAAAAGTCTCTGATGGGAATTGAACCGGGTGTGGATGTGGCGGTGCAAACACTCCTGTTCGTGCTAGACAATCCGTATATCACAGGTCGAACGCTGTCACTGGACGGAGGCCGTCACCTGATGTGA
- a CDS encoding DUF4864 domain-containing protein, with protein sequence MVATVLRAWVLPASLVISLSASLLLLWPTQPLADDTDQEIRETILMQIEAFANNEPEAAWAFASEGIKRRFGSSDVFIDMVRQAYPAVHQATAIEFDERVPHGTFEIQVVKLQGPDGKRWDAYYRMVSVDGSWKVAGVQLYPSEVGI encoded by the coding sequence ATGGTTGCAACGGTTTTGAGAGCGTGGGTACTCCCCGCGTCTTTGGTCATCAGTCTCTCGGCGTCCTTGCTGCTGCTCTGGCCGACGCAGCCTCTGGCAGATGACACCGACCAGGAAATCCGGGAAACGATCCTGATGCAGATTGAAGCGTTCGCCAACAATGAGCCGGAGGCGGCCTGGGCGTTTGCTTCTGAAGGGATTAAGCGACGATTTGGTTCGTCAGACGTGTTCATTGATATGGTACGACAGGCCTACCCCGCGGTTCATCAGGCTACGGCCATTGAGTTCGATGAGCGGGTTCCGCATGGCACATTCGAAATCCAGGTTGTGAAGCTGCAGGGACCGGACGGTAAACGCTGGGATGCCTATTACCGAATGGTGTCGGTGGATGGTTCCTGGAAGGTTGCCGGCGTGCAACTGTATCCCTCAGAGGTTGGCATTTGA
- the recC gene encoding exodeoxyribonuclease V subunit gamma — protein sequence MADHSAIEPGFHAIHANHLEDLRRAVVFICQQTPLPPLENETFLVQSNGIAQWLKLALAEKRSEDGNAGGLGIAAGMDFLFPARFIWQAYRAVLPAGEVPEQSPFDKRRLVWRLYRLLPELVSQDDVFTPLARFLDGTDPDLRDFQLAEKVADLFDQYQVFRADWLSAWEQGRDVVISARNEERPLNEERRWQPVLWRRLVEDIGVDAHTSRSRIHTRFMTVGKTLTVPTDPARLPRRIVVFGVSSLPRQALEALYVLSRFSQVVLCVHNPCQFYWADIISDRDLLRAERKRGVAHPTLSQMGDPDQLHQHANPLLAAWGKQGRDYIRLLDEFDNPDEYRGHFQTPDQKIDIFSEHGHAGAPCLLHQLQNDIYNLTPLQDIRDEQRRVALEQDHSLVFHDAHSPQREVEILHDQLLAAFNADPTLRPRDVIVMMPDINVYAPHIQAVFGRYQPGRRRHIPFTISDQGQRHHEPVLIALETLMSLPRSRFAVSEIISLLEVPGIRERFGITEDEIPLARRWVEGANIRWGLHGQHRESLELPASLERNTWQAGLRAMLLGYGMGDDEPWAGIEPYGEIGGLQASLAGRLNDFIHKLEQLWLALQSPRSPAGWEALFSDMLEQFFDRVEGTDLLLLNRFRRQLEQWLDDALAAGLDTQLLPLNIVKDVLLDGLDEGGLNQRFLAGKVNFATLMPMRAIPFRKVCLLGMNDGDYPRSRPPVDFDLMAEDYRPGDRSRREDDRYLFLEALLSAREQLYISWVGRSIRDDSERPPSVLVAQLQDHLDSLWRLPENPDRPVTQALTTQHPLQPFSRDYFPRANGMEAGEDTLPKPLSSVLQARNLFTYEREWRLAHNRESVAREQEALPYLEPEEPVALNDLAQFLKKPIDTFYQRRLQVRFEAVEDDDTDNENFDLNGLDRWRLDNELIQDSLLKAGSEEDLQERLESTLDRMARRGDLGMGVTEQRLRTELAGRLPDLFQRYRDSVNQWPEAVVEPLAFDYRFKSATGSVEVLDLIDNLRGNPDGHLCRLVVAGSSLLTGSGSSKRVRYANLMRDWVIHLAGQLTERPFETLILGKEEGRKFRFEPLPPDLAKAQLDAILARWMDATTRALPLHCEAGFAWIYSFYQSKKFLGDHERAISDSEQAFSHALDRDTGYLRGTYETAELLLASGEFEALVHELYVPLWEAEQGKSAAGQIEGHL from the coding sequence ATGGCCGACCATTCCGCCATTGAACCGGGCTTTCACGCCATTCATGCCAATCATCTGGAAGACCTGCGCCGCGCCGTGGTTTTTATCTGTCAGCAAACGCCTCTGCCGCCGCTGGAGAACGAAACCTTTCTGGTGCAGAGCAACGGCATTGCCCAGTGGCTGAAACTGGCACTGGCAGAGAAACGGTCCGAAGACGGCAACGCTGGTGGCCTCGGCATTGCTGCCGGTATGGATTTTCTGTTCCCTGCGCGGTTTATCTGGCAGGCCTACCGGGCCGTGTTGCCGGCCGGAGAGGTGCCGGAACAATCCCCCTTCGACAAGCGCCGGCTGGTGTGGCGGCTTTACCGGCTACTGCCGGAGCTGGTCAGCCAGGATGACGTGTTTACCCCCCTTGCCCGATTCCTTGACGGCACCGACCCTGACCTTCGGGATTTCCAGCTGGCCGAAAAGGTCGCAGACCTGTTTGACCAGTATCAGGTGTTCCGGGCCGACTGGCTCAGCGCCTGGGAGCAGGGCCGCGATGTGGTGATTAGCGCCCGCAATGAGGAACGGCCGCTGAACGAAGAGCGACGCTGGCAGCCGGTCCTGTGGCGGCGATTGGTGGAAGACATCGGCGTCGACGCCCACACCAGTCGCTCACGGATTCACACCCGGTTCATGACGGTGGGCAAAACACTGACAGTGCCGACCGACCCCGCCCGGCTGCCCCGGCGCATTGTGGTGTTCGGCGTATCGTCGCTGCCCCGACAAGCTCTGGAAGCGCTCTACGTTCTGAGCCGGTTCAGTCAGGTGGTACTGTGCGTCCACAACCCCTGTCAGTTTTACTGGGCCGACATTATCAGTGACAGGGACCTGCTCAGGGCCGAGCGCAAGCGAGGTGTCGCCCACCCGACGCTGTCGCAAATGGGCGATCCGGACCAGCTGCACCAACACGCCAATCCGCTGCTGGCCGCCTGGGGCAAGCAGGGCCGGGACTATATCCGGCTGCTGGATGAATTTGATAACCCGGACGAGTACCGCGGCCATTTCCAGACCCCGGATCAGAAAATCGACATCTTCTCGGAACACGGCCATGCGGGAGCACCCTGCCTGTTGCACCAGCTTCAGAACGACATCTACAACCTGACGCCGTTGCAGGATATTCGCGACGAGCAGCGACGGGTTGCTCTCGAACAGGATCACTCCCTGGTTTTTCATGACGCCCACAGCCCACAGCGGGAAGTGGAAATCCTGCATGATCAACTGCTCGCCGCTTTTAACGCGGACCCGACCCTCCGGCCACGGGATGTCATTGTCATGATGCCAGACATCAACGTCTACGCACCGCACATTCAGGCCGTGTTCGGGCGCTACCAGCCCGGTCGCCGGCGCCACATCCCGTTCACCATCTCGGATCAGGGTCAGCGCCATCACGAGCCTGTTCTGATCGCGCTGGAAACGCTGATGTCTCTGCCGCGGAGCCGGTTTGCGGTGAGCGAGATCATCAGCCTGCTGGAGGTTCCGGGTATCCGGGAGCGTTTCGGCATCACCGAGGATGAGATTCCCCTGGCCCGACGCTGGGTTGAGGGGGCGAATATTCGCTGGGGCCTGCACGGCCAGCACCGGGAAAGCCTGGAATTGCCCGCGAGCCTTGAACGAAATACCTGGCAGGCGGGCCTGCGCGCCATGTTACTGGGGTACGGTATGGGCGACGACGAACCCTGGGCCGGAATCGAACCCTATGGCGAAATCGGAGGCCTGCAAGCCAGCCTGGCTGGCCGGCTGAACGACTTCATCCACAAACTGGAACAGCTCTGGCTGGCACTGCAGTCACCGCGTTCGCCGGCAGGGTGGGAAGCCCTGTTCTCCGACATGCTGGAACAGTTTTTCGACAGGGTAGAGGGCACGGACCTGCTGTTGCTGAATCGCTTCCGACGTCAGCTTGAGCAATGGCTGGACGATGCTCTGGCCGCAGGCCTGGACACGCAGCTCTTACCCCTGAATATCGTCAAGGACGTGTTGCTGGATGGCCTCGACGAGGGCGGCCTGAACCAGCGCTTCCTGGCCGGTAAAGTGAATTTCGCCACCCTCATGCCAATGCGGGCCATTCCGTTCCGCAAAGTCTGTCTGCTGGGTATGAACGACGGCGACTACCCGCGTTCACGGCCGCCGGTGGATTTTGATCTGATGGCAGAGGATTATCGTCCCGGCGATCGCTCCCGCCGGGAAGACGACCGTTACCTGTTTCTGGAGGCCCTGTTGTCGGCCCGGGAACAGCTGTATATCAGCTGGGTCGGCCGCAGTATCCGGGACGACTCCGAGCGACCGCCGTCGGTCCTGGTAGCTCAGCTTCAGGATCATCTCGACAGCCTGTGGCGGTTGCCCGAAAACCCCGACAGACCGGTGACCCAAGCCCTGACCACCCAACACCCCCTCCAGCCGTTCAGTCGGGACTACTTCCCCCGGGCCAACGGCATGGAAGCGGGTGAAGACACCCTGCCGAAACCCCTGAGCTCGGTACTGCAGGCACGTAATCTGTTTACCTATGAACGCGAGTGGCGGCTCGCCCACAACCGCGAATCGGTAGCGCGGGAACAGGAGGCCCTGCCGTATCTTGAACCGGAAGAGCCGGTCGCCCTCAACGATCTGGCGCAATTTCTGAAAAAACCCATCGACACTTTTTACCAGCGCCGGTTGCAGGTTCGGTTTGAGGCGGTCGAAGACGACGATACCGATAACGAGAATTTCGACCTGAATGGCCTGGACCGTTGGCGTCTGGATAACGAACTGATCCAGGACAGCCTGTTGAAAGCGGGGTCCGAAGAAGACCTACAAGAACGTCTTGAGAGCACTCTCGACCGGATGGCCCGCCGCGGCGACCTGGGTATGGGTGTGACCGAACAGCGACTGCGGACCGAACTGGCTGGCCGGTTGCCGGATCTGTTTCAACGCTACCGCGACTCGGTAAATCAATGGCCGGAAGCTGTCGTCGAGCCCTTGGCCTTTGATTACCGGTTCAAAAGCGCGACAGGGTCTGTGGAAGTGCTGGACCTGATCGATAACCTTCGCGGCAATCCCGACGGGCATCTGTGCCGCCTGGTGGTGGCAGGCTCGAGCCTGCTGACCGGCTCCGGCTCCAGCAAGAGAGTCCGCTACGCCAACCTGATGCGGGACTGGGTGATTCACCTGGCCGGCCAGCTCACTGAACGGCCTTTTGAAACCCTTATCCTCGGCAAGGAGGAAGGCCGGAAGTTCCGTTTCGAGCCGCTACCACCGGATCTGGCCAAGGCCCAGCTGGATGCCATTCTCGCCCGCTGGATGGACGCCACCACACGCGCCCTGCCACTGCACTGCGAGGCGGGCTTTGCGTGGATTTACAGCTTCTACCAGAGTAAGAAATTTCTGGGGGATCATGAGCGTGCAATCAGCGATTCTGAACAGGCCTTCAGCCACGCCCTGGACCGGGACACCGGCTATCTGCGCGGCACCTATGAAACGGCCGAACTTCTGCTGGCCAGTGGCGAGTTCGAGGCCCTGGTGCACGAACTGTATGTCCCCTTATGGGAAGCGGAGCAGGGCAAATCGGCGGCCGGACAGATCGAGGGACACCTATGA
- the recB gene encoding exodeoxyribonuclease V subunit beta, which translates to MSTEMSNRNPNLDPLTLPLHGSTLIEASAGTGKTFTIAILYVRLVLGHQQPESSPLAQGILPPNLLVVTFTDAATKELRDRIRTRLTQAAEAFSDAADSSAASPETALIYQLRDESYPDPATWPDCRKKLLLAAEWMDEAAVSTIHAWCNRMLSEHAFDSGSLFKLTLETDQTDLLDDVVRDYWRTFIYPLPEALMDEALGHWKTPADLRKSVRNLIPEADSLGAPSGDVKDAIEAVRQRRLNQALKLKRYPWGDWKSEVLQLLDSLHKSKRLHGGSKKTMVVAWDTLLEWQTDDALYPEGMDKAGFQNQTPEVLPTKLKGEDPAPSHPAFDAIAELITFSQNLPSAESDILKHATGWIARRLESEKQKRSEMGFDDLLTRLDEALHGPRGNQLAATIRRQFPVALIDEFQDTDPIQYRIFNRIYRVKDNDSHTCMLMIGDPKQAIYGFRGADIYTYLEARKGARERTWTLGRNFRSAEPMVKGVNRVFEFADQNTLSGAFLFGRGDTSPLPFQGVNANGTKRLWSVNGEFQPSLTFWMLERQEEDKSGSPRGLAKGAATSDLAEACASEIARLLTLGQQGKAGFALTDNPADMNAVAPGDVAVLVNNRNEASAVRNALGQRRIKSVYLSDRDSVLTSPEAAEVLCWLRAFAEPRQLGLARAALATPTLAQSWQSLNQLLTDEIALEREIERFMGYQQQWQAQGVLPMLRSFLMDFDVPGRLLQRPDGERRLTDILHIAELLQQDSLQLDGEHALVHHFTQILRAADEEDEHRTLRLESDAGLVQVITVHKSKGLEYPLVFLPFGTSFRAESDKQAWVRYHDDTGRLVTVFDPTPGDIAQADRERLGEDIRKLYVALTRARFATWVGVAAIDQWHRSGLGYMLGAQDSPQQSLAGHLEPMAKAEPAIAVAVLPEPSGASYAEPAPESLGPALVSTREAREDWWIASYSSIEYTGMAGTGIVFSGEVEDAQTQNLLEESAQTSEGEQPEFTTALDHHHFPKGAGPGTFLHEILEWCTQQGFRTIVENPPLLRDMLTRRCSTRGWSDWVQPLEQWLLGLLVQPLPLQRGTTEQVCLADIGILRPELEFWFESRNVSTRAMDQLVKIHTLNQADRPQAEPGRFNGMVKGFIDLVFEHNGQYYVLDYKSNTLGDKDTAYTDQAMGEAILEKRYDLQYVLYLLALHRLLKARLPDYDYDTHIGGAVYLFLRGYRAPTAGAFTDKPPKKLIEVLDAMFDGQPGQGEAAA; encoded by the coding sequence ATGAGCACCGAGATGAGCAACCGCAACCCGAACCTTGATCCGTTAACTCTGCCCCTGCATGGCAGCACGCTGATTGAGGCCAGCGCCGGTACCGGCAAAACGTTTACCATTGCCATCCTGTACGTGCGCCTGGTGCTGGGGCATCAGCAACCGGAGAGCAGTCCGCTGGCCCAGGGCATACTGCCACCGAACCTGCTGGTGGTGACCTTTACTGACGCCGCCACCAAAGAATTGCGTGATCGCATCCGCACCCGCCTTACCCAGGCCGCCGAGGCGTTCTCGGACGCCGCCGACAGCAGCGCAGCATCGCCGGAAACTGCACTGATTTACCAGTTGCGAGACGAGAGTTATCCCGATCCGGCGACCTGGCCCGACTGCCGGAAAAAACTGCTGCTGGCCGCAGAATGGATGGATGAAGCCGCGGTTTCCACTATCCATGCCTGGTGCAACCGCATGCTCAGTGAGCATGCCTTCGACAGTGGCAGCCTGTTCAAACTGACCCTGGAGACAGATCAGACGGACTTGCTGGATGACGTGGTCCGGGACTACTGGCGCACGTTCATCTATCCGTTGCCTGAGGCTCTGATGGACGAAGCTCTGGGCCACTGGAAAACCCCGGCTGATTTGCGTAAATCCGTTCGCAATCTGATTCCCGAAGCCGACAGTCTTGGCGCGCCGTCCGGTGATGTGAAGGACGCCATTGAAGCGGTCCGGCAACGGCGTCTGAACCAGGCTCTGAAACTGAAGCGCTATCCCTGGGGCGACTGGAAGAGCGAGGTACTGCAGCTTCTGGACAGTCTGCATAAGAGCAAGCGTCTGCACGGCGGCAGCAAAAAGACCATGGTCGTAGCCTGGGACACATTACTGGAATGGCAGACCGACGATGCGCTGTATCCGGAGGGCATGGACAAGGCCGGCTTCCAGAACCAGACGCCGGAGGTCCTGCCCACAAAACTCAAAGGCGAAGACCCGGCACCATCGCATCCGGCCTTTGACGCCATTGCCGAACTGATCACCTTCAGCCAGAACCTGCCGAGTGCAGAATCCGACATTCTCAAACACGCCACTGGCTGGATCGCCCGAAGGCTGGAATCCGAAAAGCAGAAGCGCTCGGAAATGGGTTTTGATGACCTGCTGACCCGGCTGGACGAAGCCCTGCACGGCCCCCGTGGCAACCAACTCGCTGCCACCATTCGTCGGCAGTTCCCGGTAGCACTGATCGACGAGTTCCAGGACACCGACCCGATTCAGTACCGCATCTTCAACCGCATATATCGGGTCAAGGATAACGATTCCCACACTTGCATGCTGATGATCGGGGATCCGAAACAGGCGATTTATGGCTTTCGGGGCGCGGACATTTACACCTATCTGGAAGCTCGTAAGGGCGCCCGGGAACGGACCTGGACACTGGGACGCAACTTCCGCTCGGCCGAACCCATGGTCAAAGGAGTGAACCGTGTGTTCGAATTCGCGGATCAGAACACCCTCAGCGGCGCCTTTCTGTTTGGCAGGGGCGACACCTCGCCGCTGCCGTTCCAGGGTGTAAACGCCAACGGCACCAAACGGCTGTGGTCAGTGAATGGCGAATTCCAGCCCAGCCTCACGTTCTGGATGCTGGAACGCCAGGAGGAGGACAAGAGCGGCAGTCCCAGAGGGCTGGCCAAGGGAGCCGCCACCAGCGATCTGGCCGAGGCCTGCGCCAGTGAAATTGCCCGGCTGCTGACGCTGGGCCAGCAGGGCAAGGCGGGCTTCGCCCTGACCGATAACCCCGCGGATATGAATGCCGTGGCGCCCGGTGATGTTGCCGTTCTGGTGAACAACCGAAACGAGGCCAGCGCCGTCCGTAATGCCTTGGGCCAGCGCCGCATCAAAAGTGTCTACCTGTCAGACCGCGATTCGGTACTGACGTCTCCAGAAGCCGCGGAAGTGCTTTGCTGGCTCAGAGCCTTCGCGGAGCCCCGCCAGCTTGGTCTGGCACGCGCGGCACTGGCGACGCCGACACTGGCCCAGTCCTGGCAGTCTCTGAACCAGCTCCTGACCGATGAAATCGCACTGGAGCGGGAAATCGAACGTTTCATGGGTTACCAGCAACAATGGCAAGCCCAGGGTGTACTGCCCATGCTGCGCAGTTTCCTGATGGACTTTGACGTGCCCGGGCGACTGCTGCAGCGCCCCGATGGCGAACGGCGGTTAACGGATATTCTGCACATCGCTGAGCTACTGCAGCAGGACAGCCTGCAACTGGACGGTGAACACGCTCTGGTTCACCACTTTACCCAGATCCTGCGAGCTGCCGATGAAGAAGACGAACACCGGACCCTGCGGCTGGAAAGCGATGCCGGACTGGTTCAGGTGATCACGGTGCATAAATCCAAGGGTCTGGAATACCCGTTGGTATTCCTGCCCTTTGGTACGTCGTTCCGGGCAGAGAGTGACAAGCAGGCGTGGGTACGTTACCACGACGACACCGGTCGCCTGGTGACGGTGTTTGACCCAACGCCGGGCGATATTGCCCAGGCAGACCGAGAGCGGCTGGGGGAAGATATCCGTAAGCTTTACGTGGCTCTGACCCGGGCACGCTTTGCCACATGGGTCGGTGTCGCCGCGATCGATCAGTGGCACCGGAGTGGCCTTGGTTACATGCTGGGCGCCCAGGACAGCCCTCAACAGTCGCTGGCCGGGCACCTGGAGCCGATGGCCAAAGCCGAGCCGGCCATCGCAGTGGCAGTCTTACCCGAGCCTTCCGGTGCGAGCTACGCTGAGCCTGCACCGGAATCCCTGGGTCCGGCCCTGGTCTCGACCCGGGAGGCCAGGGAAGACTGGTGGATTGCCAGTTACTCCTCCATCGAATATACCGGCATGGCTGGCACCGGTATTGTCTTCAGTGGCGAGGTGGAAGACGCCCAGACCCAGAACCTGCTGGAGGAAAGCGCCCAGACATCGGAGGGCGAGCAACCGGAATTCACCACAGCACTCGATCACCATCATTTCCCGAAAGGAGCAGGGCCCGGAACCTTCCTGCACGAAATACTGGAATGGTGTACGCAACAGGGTTTCCGCACCATCGTCGAAAACCCTCCGCTGTTGCGGGACATGCTTACCCGCCGTTGCAGCACCCGCGGCTGGAGCGATTGGGTCCAGCCACTGGAGCAGTGGCTGCTCGGGTTGCTCGTTCAACCATTGCCTTTACAGCGGGGCACAACCGAGCAAGTATGCCTGGCCGACATCGGCATCTTGCGGCCGGAACTGGAATTCTGGTTTGAAAGTCGTAACGTCAGTACCCGCGCCATGGATCAACTGGTAAAAATCCACACGCTCAACCAGGCGGATCGTCCCCAGGCCGAACCCGGCCGCTTTAACGGAATGGTCAAAGGTTTTATCGATCTGGTGTTCGAACACAACGGTCAGTATTACGTGCTGGACTACAAGTCCAATACCCTGGGTGACAAGGACACAGCCTATACGGACCAGGCCATGGGGGAGGCCATCCTGGAAAAACGCTATGACCTGCAGTACGTGCTTTACCTGCTGGCACTGCATCGTCTGCTGAAGGCGAGATTACCCGACTACGATTACGACACCCATATTGGCGGTGCCGTGTACCTGTTCCTCCGTGGCTACCGGGCTCCAACCGCCGGGGCTTTTACCGACAAACCGCCGAAGAAGCTGATCGAGGTGCTGGATGCCATGTTCGATGGCCAGCCCGGACAAGGGGAGGCCGCCGCATGA